gtgacttaAGTttgtattatcaatgttaacaCTAGGGACAACGACATGTTATGTCggtgaaaaataaaattgttttaattaaatggataattaaaacattttaaattcaattaGAAAAATCTAAATGCACCAGGTATTAATGGTTCTGCAATaaggaaaataaaattatacttttaGATAGTGTTGGGCAATGTGTGTCAGTCAAATCGTCATCCTGCGAGATCGCCGATACACGATATTATCATTGGCGGTGGAGGTGGGGGGTGCaataatttacttatttatttactcatttaattTACTTACTTGAAATGAGAATCTTTTTCTATCATTTTGCAAGCAAAGATAGAGTTGTTGATGAAGAAAAATGTCATGTCGCATAgaaatatttcacccaaaaggcGAGCCTTTGGATATCACCCATGCAATTGGCTAACTTTGCATTAGAGTTATGCCAGTGAAAGAGACTTAAACCAGTCAATTATTCATTGAAAGTGAAAGCAAAAACTGGCCAAATGTGTTTGGCATATGACGCTGCACAcgacaagtttttttttttttttttttaagtcagtgTTTGAAGCTGCTTTTGATTTTCATCGATAACTGATTATTGTGCCGTGTTCGGACTTAAAGACTGTTATTAGGCCTATATAGTtttagtaatattattattaataatttaattgtgTTGTTATTAGTGtcattaaatgttttgtttaaaacacaACGTCATTTCGCTCATTGGCTTAAACAAAACCTGGACAAGATTAATGCGTTACTTTTATAAAAAGCACTCTTGAATTTGTGAATAGATCACCTTGCAATTCAGTTTTGATATGGGATGTagttttttaaatctgttttaaaaacattttcaatgaaGCGTGTTATGTGGTGATGTCATTATGAAATTAGGGAAATAAATTGAAGGTCcttaatattaatttgataaTACTCACCTGATTACAATAATACCAACAATAATAACTTAGTACATTAATGGGAAACCAAGTAAATTATCATCAAAGGCAGCAGTCATCGCCGATATCTCTGACTACCGTCAATATACGTACTATCGTCACAACCCTACTTTTAGCTATGATGTCAAAAAAGGAATTTCCAGAagaaatttgaatttaaagTGATAATTTTGCTACATACTAAGGTTATAGAATGCCTAAGTAGTGTTTTCTCCACCCCATTCCCAAACAAAATTGTACAACATTGTCACCTATAATGTTTCTATTAATAactgcaaatattttatttttatagtttgtataaaaggtttttttattttatttcgaATGTCTGAATTTCATCTGATTTCGTTAAACATGGATGTGTGTAGAGTTCGTAGTTAGTAccatgattattatttttattttttttcgttaaaacatttttatgggTACCATAGCAAATTCAGGTTCTTTATATTCTTTAATGGTTAAAATCTTGGGCTGTGCAAAATTTGTTGAAATTTTACTAGAActtgtaaaaaatgtaatgcatttatGAAAATTTAGTATTTACTCAAATTGTGTAAAAATTGCATTGTTAACTATACTTCTGGccaaattacagtatttttaaaacATCAGCAAATATTCCACATAAAGCAGCTAAAATAATAACTGTACGTTATACAAGAAAAGATCATAGCCGTAGCTATTTCTACAAGGTTCCTTTAATTTCAATACTTACGGCAAAAATCATTTTCCTCATCTTTCTTTGACGTTCAGGAGATCAGGAACCTTTAACAACAAAAAGATTCTTCGTTAGACTGAAAATACATCCTACGATTTGATTTAGAGCACAACCTAGTGGTGGTCGATGATAAGGTGAATAAAGCTCAACAGATTACGCAAATGTATAGTTTAGTTACTAAGTACATTAATGTCACTTACATTTATATGGCATGAGACTGAACGAAATTCCATCATCTTTTATCCAGTTGTTCTGATTCCTGTACACAAAAAAGCATTTCGGACGATTAGTATTGTATTGGATACTTAACATAATAATGCTCATTTCGGTGtcaaaatgttcaaaagaaacatttatttcagtCATGCATTTTCTCAAATTCTTCAGTTAACAAAGTAATCTGCAAGTACTATTGACTTGTTAAATTCTTAAAGTACATAACGTGACAATACTTCATATTCATTGAAGAATATACATAAATCAGAAACCTCTTTGATATAGAATCACTTATGGGcacgttttattttttatttattcttacaTGCAACATTAGTTTTCTAGACAGCAGTGAACAGTTGATTCTATATACATTTATAGCATAGACCTCATATTTTAAAGCTAACATTTTACACTTTAAATAGACAACCTTAACAGCATTACTTACTAAGTTATATGTTTCTATGATATTGTGGAAACCAGAACAATAAAAAAGACTTTTCAGATtaaaatttgactttttttatatttatcaatAAATTTTGTATAAATTTAGGGCATTTAATACTTTAAATAAGTACTAATCAGGTGAAAATGTCCTTCACATAAATCTCTGaccaaaaaggaaaaacagaaagaaagaaacatgtttctacatttttttttaaagaatataaataCTTCTTTTGGACCACAATGGGTTAAAAGCCAACACCCTATTATTTAACGTCGAAAATACAgcataaatgtttttcaaaacacAAGAAATACAAGTGGATACGTTTATTTAAGTACATTCTCAAGTGGAAAAGACTCataaaatgaaaagtaaaaGTATTACATTTTATGCAGAAAACAATGCaatcttaaaataaagtaaaacatcAAAATGTACTAAATCCTAAGGCAAGTTGACATATTCACAACGTTCTTTGAACAAGTTCAAAACAATGTACATCCGGagaaaaagattatttttcagTAATTAACACACAATAAATGCATTAGAATGTtcaataaaattgtttattcaaagaaaacatttgaaatcAACAAAAGACACTCAAAATGTTGAGACTGGAAATGATACGTCCACTAGTGCATTATCAcaacaatatttcaatataatatatttttttccgctTTCCAATGTTACAAGGACATTTTGTCCTCTCAAGGACAAAGCGAATTTAAAATGCGTAGACAGTTAAATCCTTGTTTCTCTTCGTTGCTGCCAGTTGAAATCTTCACAGTCTTCCTGCAACAtatccatccattgttttcctaACAATTTCACGTtgtttttacctcaaaatcGTCGATTAAATCGACGGAATGCCTTTTTTCAGTACTTGGCAATGGCCCCATCATGGCCATTTTACAACACCTCGTCGAACCCTCTCCTTTTCCACCATATTGGTGCGTCTGTACCACTCGCTTAAACACGTTTCTAAGTTAAATTTATAATGAAATCTTACCATGTTCTCACCGTCGCGATCTGCTCTTTCATCTGAGCAGGTCGACGCCATTCTCTTCGTTGACATTCTTCGTTTTAACGAGGTCTTCTCGCTCAGACCGCGCCGCATCGCCATCTTCGCCCGTCACCGCTGTCTCTCCGCTCCTGTGTGCGCTCCTCGTCCTCTCTGTGCTGTTATACTGATCGAGTGGACGGACAGCCCTGAGCTTCAGCGTAAGCATAGACAACTTCCTCTCACTGCAGCATTCTGGGTAGAAGAAACGCAGCATCCATGATTGTGTATGGAAACTAACTTTTGATTTCAGTGACCGAAAACATGTTCATTTTTACACTGGCTTATTGACAACACTGCTATTTAACGACAAATGCTAATGACATTAGCATAATTAGCATTCCTATTTCAATAAAAACTGATAAAAGAACTACTTAGCTTACTGTACAACTAATGTAGCCATATGATAATGTAACCTACACTTATATAAagccattattttatataacaaaGCAACAAAGCTGTTTAGACTGTAAAACCAAGAAGCACTTTTGGGCCATTTgttgtctttgttttttatttatataaatcaaCTTTTGATTTATGGGTTTGTGGTTAACATTACTTGAAGGTTTACCAACATTCATACCttaaaagttaattttaaagaaaaataaatgtaaaaaattaaagttgCTAACGGATGTGAGTATgaataatttacataaaaatgcAGCAGCATCTTTTAATGTTATCAGACTAAATTTCTCAAAAAGTCTCTTTAAATAATGATAACCACAGGCTGTTTGATAAATCGAAAactgctttaaaaacatatagGCTATAAGAAattttacactctaaaaatgctgggttaaaaacaacccaaattgagttgaaaatggacaaactcagcgattgggttgttttaacccagcggttgggttaaatgtttgaccaacatgctgggcagttttatttaactcaaatattgtttaaaaatgactatatggctggcttaaaatgaacctaaaataggttggaaattaaaaatcagacacataattactagaggcgacaataataactaaaatgtgaatgttattaataagaaatttaataaatgtgtattgtttaagtattattcattaaacttattaataaatgttcatttattaaacatattaaacatatgttaatttccaacatactttgggctcattttaagcaagaaatacagtaaatttgaaacaatatttgagttaaataaaactacccagctaacatttaacccaaccgctgggttaaaacaacccaattgcagggtttgtccattttcaacccaacttggtttgtttttaagccagaactttttagagtgtaatcTCATGAGAAGGCATAACTATTATTCCCTGAAAATCATAACTATTTCACGAGGTGTTGAatttcatatgaattcatacaaGGTGATTTGCATGGAAACatgacttttaaataaaaaataaggaaagGTGTCTCtggaaaaaagtaatctgtgATATTGTATTATGTTGAATATCAAAGTTCTCTGTGTCTATTTGTTAATGAGGGATTTGTGgagacattaaagggatagttcacccaaaaatgaaaattttgtcatcatttactcacgctcacgttgttccaaacctctataaattaatttgttctgcagaacacaaaagaagatattttgaagaatgtttgtaaccaagcagatctcacccatagtagggggaaaaaatactatggtagtcaatggggggtgagatctgcttggttacaaacattcttcaaaatatcttcttttgtgttctgcagaacaaagacatttatacagatatggaacaacttgagggggactaaatgatgacaaaattttcatttttgggtgaactattcctttaatgttttatatttgtgGATTACAAATATTTTGAAGTGAATTGGCACAGAAGGCCCCAAGTGGAATATTActagtgttattattatttttatttatttaatttaaaaggcTACTCGTTGTAATTCATGGGGTTATTAATAAGTAATTTCATGAGTTATACATTTCAGACATCTTTGCTATTTAGTTAAAACCTATAGGCTAAATGAGTAAAATCATTAGAATGTTGATAATATGACAAAAGGTTTCATGTAACAGCCAAAACCAAACATCCATAGTTTATATAAAACACTTTTGCAATATGAATAATATAATGATCTTAAACTCATCTgcagttgtttatttaaatatttataacctTCAATTTATGAACCATGATTATGACAGTTCTTTTTAGCAAATGGATGTGTACAGTAACAGAACCTCAGCTCTGTCAAGGGCTCATTTCTCTCCAACAGCTAGTCTGCATACCGCAGTTGGTTACTTAGCAACTGTAATTGTATCAGCCCTCGGCTCCCTCCCCCTTCTCCTCTATAGTCGTGCCACGTAGGCAGGCACTGGTGCCACATGCCACAAATGAACCAGGTGGATGTTTCATTAAAGTAATGGAAAGTAGACTATTTGTGTACAaaccatttcatttaaaaaacaaaaagccaGGTATGGATAGAAAGAGGTGTTAAAACCTGACGCCATAATGTCTGTATTTTTTCAGAATTAACaatactgtataaataaatgacattatattATAACCCTTTATTTCAGCACACATATCAGAACACTGTTTTTAGTGCAGTACTGAATCAAACAAAGATGTGAAATTTATTTggactgaaaaataaaaagataaataagAGCCCTCTTGTGGCCTTCTATGAAATGTGTGGTGTTATTTGGACTGGATCATCCAGTGCCCTATgcatttttggtttgaaatcAAAAAGTTTGTGCAACAAGTTTGACGTTTGAGTTCATACTAGTGATAATGGTGATAAGTCAAGGGGCAATCAGtcaaattagaccaatctaAGATTTATTTTATGTAGCTGACTTAAAACAGTTATGAACAGtcttaaaggaaaaaaaaatatgatgacTAATTTGTAAGACTAGTCTTAGCAGTatatgcaactggccccagaTTTCtgctattattttaatttcctGCATACCTGTGTGACAGAAAGGTCAACTGACTGTATCTGTGTAGATAGCGCCATCATGTGGCTAATGTAAACTatgtatttactttattttaatttacttaccctcCTGACTaccagaaaatgttttttttgtgaatttagtatttttttgtgtgtcattacattgtttagagcataagaaaaaaaggggaaaatgatattttattcatatgtatGCTATATCCTCTGTagtggaaataaaaaataaaataagacatGAAAAGACATGAAAAGGTAAAAACAATGGGATTTTTTATTAATCACCAATAGATTTTTaggtttcaggatttttttataccaaactttgtataagatgattctcaactatgttataaaatatataacagaaTGATTTGACATACCATTTTGCTTTATGCAATATAAAATggctataaatgttttttttttttttctccattataCAAATGTATCTACTACACAATGGatgtaatttgcatattaatgttcttggagcaacatgtaatgaaaaaagacggtaataatgggagtaataattggcaagattttcataataatatctaatatttcatagaaatattgatatataatttctttcccaTTTGTTGTGTCTCCCAAAATGCCTGATAAACATGCTGTAAGTCCTGGTGTCCTCTACAGTGGACACGTATAAAAACAATGTCCTGTTTCATAACAAAGTCAtattattttgatttgaaacaaCATAACATTTCCCTGAGATCTTGATTTAtgacaaacaatttgaaaattagtCAGATGTAAATGATGTTAagaaaatattatcatatttccataagGGTGTTAAATTTGATCACTAAATTAAtgtcagacatttttaaagaccaAGGAGACCAGGAGTGGTCATGGTGAAATCTCTGAACATTTGGTATCTCTGTAAAGTCCTGTGCTCTTTACAGGACATCAAGATCTAAAATGGTGACATGTAGGTCTCAGAGAAATTCGCTAAAATATAATATCCTCTACAGAGGACAAAACTCCATAGCTGGTAGTCAGGAGGACttaaaaatgtttctctttctttAAAAGTGTGTCACTTTGAAAATAATTCAATAACTTCCCAGAAAATCATAATCTTGTTTGCTTAACAGTTTACAATTTATTTAGCAGTCTGATACACCAAGGAATGGTATGCTCTgcttaaatttacagtttgtgAAATCTAAAGTTAAAATCTTTATCTTTGTTTAGGGTAttcatgtattattattattatcattatcattattcatatatattttttttaactcattACTCATACATGTTTGGTTTTATTGATGTAATAATATATTGTATGCATTTTATTCAGGAGAACATGGACTGGGACTTCCCTgttaaattttgttaaataacaGGATGGAACACAGGAAAGCCAAAGCCTATAATCCAACAATAACCCATTTCCTTCTCGTATGACTTTAAGAGATcaaatcatgtatttattctgCTGAGATTCACTATGGTTAGAAATTAGTAAGGTTTTATTGCGATATAAACAGTATTTTCCACTCTCTCTAAAATTAAGCCTGCCGTTTTTGCTACGGTACATGTAATGCCCTTTTTGAGAAATAGATATTTTCTCTGCTAAGATATGGGTTTCCTGATTTATGTTGCTGTTAAATATAGAatttaatgaatcattcttCAACAACAGCCTCTTTGTGAAGCATTTCCTACCAAATAAACattagatagacagacacacagacagacacacagatagatagacagacagacagacagacagacagacagatagatagatagatagatagacagacacacagatagaaagatagatagatagatagacatagagatagatagatagatagatagatagatagatagatagatagacacagagatagatagatagatagatagatagatagatagacacacagatagatagatagatagatagatagatagatagatagatagatagatagatagatagatagatagatagatagatagatagatagatagatatagtgTTGGGGATaccacattacaagtaatgtgattacataatcagattactttttagtAACTAGTAAATGAAAGCATTACTTTTGaatttacaagaaaatatcCGAGTTACTTTTTGTTTAAGCTGCACAGGTGTGAGTTTCTTCATTATTCAtatcacttttggtgtgaaagggtctTTACAATTGAAGATGAGgaaaagtaacacaaaacattactttccataaaaagtaactaagcaatgtaattagttacttttttagggagtaacgccatattgtaatgcattactcttaaaagtaactttccccaacactgtaattagatagatagatagatagatagatagatagatagatagatagatagatagatagatagatagatagatagatagatagatagatagatagatagatagatagatagatagatatcaaATTCAGTATTAAGATTGTCTGATGTGTATACTCtcgtgaaaaaaaatatttctcaaaCACAACTATCAACAGGCGCTCTTCTTCCATAACAGCTGGTGCCAAACACTGATGCACATTGGTTCATCGTCTCTCTCTGGACCCTCCCGGAGCTCTTCCGGGTGTGGATAATCCACATTTCCTCCTGCCGACAACGCATTCCCAAGAAAACATCCTGGATGACGGTCCGAGCTGCGTGTGAGTGCAAACCAAAGAATGAAACGGAACACTCGAAAGGTGGAAGACAGATTATGAGCAGATACTCGCGAGATATTGGAAATGCTTGACGACCGACTGTGAACTGAGGAATAATATTTGAGATGTCAGACTCAGAGCATCATTTCCCATCATTCGTCAAACAGCTGTTGTTCGCATTTCGAGTTACAGAGCGCAGAGCTTCTTTATACTGACTCTTTTCAATATACAAGACATTAAGTAAGCGGATTAAAACGGGAAACAATATGTGGGCATATTATTTTGCTATTGCTCTTATTGTTATTGCTCAGGAGGTGAACGGAGAGCCACATACGCGTCCATCCTCAGCGCCGCAGCTGAATTCAACATTACCCCCACAAGAAGACCATTCATCACATCCTAATACAACAGATGAAGCGGTCGGATCTCGCATTTCTACCATTTTAAGGGATCTTCCTACCATCAAAAACATTTCGATTTTTATCTGCGTATTAACAACCTTGCTTATCACGTGCCTTGTCATAAAAATATTCAGGTAATATATAAATTGGCATgtatttaaattgtttatttttgtgttcGTCTGAGTGCTTGTGCAAATGAAAATGCCACCATACTTTTAATTGAAAATGGCGTCATTTTCGATTCATTGGTAGGCTAAATGTCACTTTAGATTTCGTGTAGAACTGTAGGCTACTTTAAGACAGATTTGTACCTAATACAAAAGTACTTAATACCTAAACATAACATCTAAAcacaatttttaaatttaagaaCATTCTGGATTGTCTGGTAACGCTGACTTGTTATCCTTGACTTAATCCTTTAACGGTTTTGGTAGCAGATGGTTCGCTTGTTGGTTGAACCCGAGAACCGATTCTGATTCAGAATCATATGCGTACTAggagacataaaaaaaaaaaaataataaataaatatatatatgaatgatttTCATGATGTTCGGTTCCGTTATCGGTCCTCGAACATAAATTATTATGCAGATGCGAACGAAACTAAAATACTCTGACAGTGTTTCCAGAAATATAGCAAGAATATAGTGTAATTTGACTCccgaacaaatgactcttatgagccgGTTCTTTGTAGTGAATCAAAACACTAACCAATTATGTTTGTGGTATGTTGTAGCTCGTGAGACTTAAAAACAATGCAGTTACTGACTTGTCAATACGACAACATGTAATTAAAGGTACATTATGAGTTTTGTTGTggtattttataaaaatgaatgaatgacgtTACCAGATGTTATGTTGTAGGCCTATtcttatgtatttttatttaatatatagccAGGATCAGGGGTTGGATAACATTTATGtcacttctaaaaaaaaatgtcccttTAAAACACACCTTCCAAAACAATTGTATTATTTCTGATTCATAAGCTATCAGTTCAGAAATGAACTCATTTGGCAACAGAGTGTGGAgggccatttcttttttcaaaactactaaaataatcattaataGAACTGTTAGAGTCAGCATGAAAGTTCCTgtgatgtacagtacagtccaaaagtttggaaccactaagatttttaatgtttttaaaagaagtttcgtctgctcactaaggctacatttatttaattaaaaatacagtaaaaaacagtaatattgtgaaatattattacaatttaaaataactgtgtactatttaaatatatttgacaaagtaatttattcctgtgatgcaaagctgaattttcagcatcgttactccagtcttcagtgtcacatgatccttcagaaatcattctaatatgctgatttgctgctcaataaacatttatgattattttcaatgttgaaaacagttgtgtactttttttttttcaggattccttgatgaatagaaagttcaaaagaacagcatttatctgaaatacaaagcttctgtagcattatacactaccgttcaaaagtttggggtcagtaagaatttttatttttatttttttgaaaagaaattaaagaaatgaatacttttattcagcaaggatgcattaaatcaatcaaaagtggcagtaaagacatttataatgttacaaaagattagatttcagataaacactgttcttttgaactttctattcatcaaataatcctgaaaaaaaatattgtacacaaatattttgtacaattgtacacattaaatgtttcttgagcagcagatcagcatattagaatgatttctgaaggatcatgtgacactgaagactggagtaatgatgctgaaaattcagctttgccatcacaggaataaattactttgtgaaatatattcaaatagaaaacagttattttaaattgtaataatatttcacaatattactgtttttactgtatttttaattaaataaatgtagccttggtgagcagacgaaacttcttttaaaaacattaaaaatcttagtggttccaaacttctggactgtactgtatattagagtgaaacggcttctccaacaagaacaaatgtagagCGGGAGTCGCAGgatttgattttgtccattgggaattggTTTGATTGGATCGTTGCGATTTGTTATTGATATGATCTCATgcgagtgacaggttgtcccaccctcaagccagtaaacacatcatcaaagagaagagaagatatgTTGCTGCAAAAGAGAaggaaagttattttgattaaagattatgagggcacatgaattttaaaaagatgtgcactgataaatcatttactgcaatattccataaaaacaagaatAGTCAACTTTGATATCACTTTAAGGAATCAGAATCGTATAGATGAATCAGAATTTCCGATTGCTACTCGCCTAACTGGAAAACTGTCATATTCTATTAAACATACAGGTGTATAACCTCACTAATCTTGTTCTCTCTAATCCTGTTTTGGATAGATCGGCAAAGAAAATCAGAAAAACACGAAAGTATGACAT
The Megalobrama amblycephala isolate DHTTF-2021 linkage group LG19, ASM1881202v1, whole genome shotgun sequence DNA segment above includes these coding regions:
- the fam174b gene encoding membrane protein FAM174B, with the translated sequence MWAYYFAIALIVIAQEVNGEPHTRPSSAPQLNSTLPPQEDHSSHPNTTDEAVGSRISTILRDLPTIKNISIFICVLTTLLITCLVIKIFRSAKKIRKTRKYDIITTPAERVEMAPLNEENDEDDDSTLFDVKYR